gaaaACGCAGCACTTTGAAGCCCTTTACGGGTTTTTAAGGCGGATCAGGCTATTGTGTATATTAACTACCAGTtgcaaaacaaaaacaactagGTAGCGTAAAAAAATGCTTTGCAGCTTGTAGGGAAAACAAATCTCACCACGATGCAACCTATATCAATTTAGCAAATATGTttactgtaaaaataaaaaaattaaatgttCTAGCATATTATCCATAATATATGTGAGTTCAATAAACCATGCGTTGAAACATATACATGTTATTCAAGTCGCAAAGCATTTCCAGTAATTTCAATAATAAATATCTACGTTACTTTATGCACAGTGCGTCTACATTTGGGATTCCAGAATTCAAGGATATAATTTTCGGGTTATCACATTTTGACAAGTGTTATTTAGTTAGCTGACGTTAGTTTGATACAATTTTGAATTCCTATgctaaactagctagccattttcaATATAAATAAAACAGGCGTAAGCAAATTAGTATAAAGTAATTATTTGACATATTATTAAATCGAACAGACAACCAGATCGTTATTTTATTCGCAAACATGTAACTTTTTAGCATGGTGCTCGTAGCCAGCACTCCCATTTTCGCTCGCGCTTATGAAAATGTAGGATTTTTATAAAGTAGCCGGTGGACGCCAAACTTACCTGCGATAAGACTAATCAATACACAGCAGAGGTGGGGTATCGTGAAATCCATTCCTTTCGGTCTATTCCAATAATTTTCTTTCAAAACACAGGTGAAAAATAAACTTATGCTGTGCTTCCGACTGTCAGAGCACTCTCCCGAAGCATCAAAACTCTCCGATCCCTCTACGCCTCAGCAGGTGCATTATAGGAGAGCTGGAGTCCAGACACGTGATTTCCGGAGGGTACCAAAGTCGTGTTTTCGAAGGCACTTTCACGCCCCCTGCCGTATTACATGCGTTCACAACACTGGACAGCTTTCTAATCAATGGTTATAGAAATAGTACATTTACTGAACTTTGAAACACAGAACAAGTTAAAGTTATAAAATATAGTTGTGAAAAGCTTTACAATGTAGGTCTATAATGACAAGTGCACACATTTGATCAGAACGtctgaattcaacaggtgtaatACAAATATGTACATTATTTGTCTGCCATAGACAATTATATTGTATTTGCATATAATATGGTATTTACTGTAAGCCTATGGGATGAAGGCAACAAGCATTCAAATTACACTGCagtaaaatatataaaaacagcAACAGAGTATGATTTGAAAATTTGTTTAATGTCTCATAATTTAAGAGGTTGGCACAATTCATGAGTAAACTGAATAAATAAATTCTCAGAACATAACTGATGGACAGTACAGTAGGTAACATACAATTATCCATCaaatataaatacagtacatatatctTCATAGCTATAAAATACATGAAAATACAAATTCCAATATTCCTTCTCCATTACAACTGTAGATTCCTTTACTCACACGATTACAAATGATCTAAAGTGCAAAGAGTTAATGTTCTTATCACAAAAAGAATTAAACAAATTCAAGAGTTTCCAGAGTGACTATTAAACTACTAAAATAGTTTTTTAAAATGTGGTCAGTCATGTTAGTGAATTTTAGTTTGCCCTCTCATTCTCCTCCAACAAGAACTATATTGCTTGCTTCAGTGGACACCCTTTCACAGCTCAGGGAACCTGGAACAGGTTAACACTAACAGCAACACTTGCTAAGGTGGTCCCTAACAGTGAGCCAGGCCTGGAGTGCCACCCCAGTATCCGTGCCACCTTCTGTGGCCCACAGGTGGGGCCCAGTCGTTGTGTCTGAAGGGCTGGGTGGGTCTACCTTGAGTTCTGAAGTCATAGTGAGGAGGACGTGGAGGTCCATTATATCCTTTACCCGGCCACATCTTCTGCTTGGGCACTGGAGGACGCCACAAAGGAGTAGCTGGGTAGATCACCTTTGAACAATAAAACATGGTTCAATTTCAATTATATTTCCCCCATTGTCAGAGCCAACCAAGGAGGTATTCAGACAAGACTGTATGGAACacgaaattgttgcaacctctATGTTAGTTACTGGTTGTACCTGGTATTTATGGCGATTTTGAGGAAAGGTAGGGGGAGGACGGGTTTCCCTGAGGCCACTATCCTCGTCTGAGGAGGAACAGGAGTGGTAGTCAGATGTCACCCTCTCGACAGCGCTGGTCACATCCTCTTTGTCATCACCAGAGAAACTGGCAACTGTGAAAGCAAGGTTTCGCTCTCCATATCTGCACGaggaaaagaagccaacaagACAATTCTTTGTCACTGAATGTATATCAACAATTTAGTGCCTCGACTGGTGACCCAGAGGGATTGAACATGAATGGTCTAGTTAATAGGTAAACAATGGAACAACAAAGGCTTAAAAAAGGACTTGGGGATTGTACAGACAGtggcaagtcaaattcaaggacttAAGTACTTTTTCAAGCACTAATATTTATTTAACGACCATAAATTTGTAGTAGTTCCTATTACGCAATTGTTTCTAGGTTGTGGAAAAAGTGgtggaaaagtactcaattgtcatactggagtaaaagttaagataccttaatataaaatgactcataaaagtgaaagtcacccagtaaaatattacttgtgtAAAAGCTTTAAGTATACTTCAAACCAAATACttgagtatcaaaagtaaatagatttgctcaaatgtacttaagcatcaaagtaaaagtataatccatttcaaattccttattaaaACAAACCAGAGggcacaaatatatattttttaattgatgaatagccaggggcacacgccaacactcagacataaatttacaaacaaagcatgtgtttagtgagtccgccagaccagaggcagtagggatgttctcctGATAAgtacgtgaattggaccatttgtCAAAacgggtgtcagggaaaatgtatggagtaaaaagtacattattttatttaggaatgtagtgaagtaaaagttgccagACATAAACAGAAAAGTACAAATACTCCCCAAAACtacattaaagtatttttacaccactgatGCCATGTAACATCGTTTAATTGATATCAATATGTGAATCATTTTATTTATAAACTGTAGTAGCAATAATTTGAAGCCACAGCCATTGCtgaagaggtgagaggtgaggggtttgtgccagacatctttttggccatcaaggaaaacactcaAATTTTAGTCAcgtctgaccagagtacctttcTATATATTTGGGGACTCTCCCACATGGCTTCTGGCGAACACCAAGTGTGTTTACTTATTTTTTTCCGTgaccactcttctgtaaagcccagctctatgGAGTGtttggcttaaagtggtcctatggatagatactccaatctcagctgtggagctttgcaccTCCTTCAAGCTTATCTTTGGTCTCATTGTTggctctctgattaatgccctccttgcctggtctgtgagttttggtgggcagcccctTCTTGGcatgtttgttgtggtgccatatttcATTTTTATAAAAATGgagctccgtgggatgttcaaagtttcagtttttatttatttttacaactCAACCCTGATATATACTGAGATAATGTGACACTTAAAAGGGGTGTTTCTCTCTCAAGATTAGGAGTAttttgtatgtccattacatgaaaatatatccatttaaattacaggttgtaatgcaagaaaataggaaaaacaccaagggggatgaatacttttgcaaggaacTGTATTCCAGTATTTGAAtttcagagtgccaaattcaagtaCTTTATGCACCTCAAGCACCTTGTGCGAACCCTGTAGGATACGTGTCTGCTATCACTTTACAGCTGTGAATTTAATGCATGTCGGTGTTCTGCAGGATTTTCTGCTTTCGACTGCTTGTACAAATGTTATTAGGTTTGGCAATACCTCTAGTTGAAACCTCTGTTTTCTACCCAACGATGTCCACAAAACTTTAGAGAAAACCGAGAAGCCTGTGATTTGTCACAAAATAATCCTGTCTTGCAGGGACATCATTCATCAGTCAAATGCATTTCAAAACGCTTTGTGGACACCGCAAGGAACATGGTCCAATATCAATTATCTCCAAGTCTGTCGTCTGTCCTTGCAGATGTGAAGTCTCTGTAAAAACATAACATTTGGTCCATCCATCAAAATGTATAGGGAGTAAGATATGTTAAGTTTATCTGTCTACTCCAGAGACAGTCCTTAGTTGTGCCATGTCCCTTGAAAGATGAGTCCAGGTAGTGTGTGGTAACCTTGTTGGTAGTGCGGGGTCTAAAAACTTTACATGGACATCTTTCAGCTGaactgtttttttcttcttcaacaATTCATCAAAAAGCAGCACATAACCATCGTTTTTCAGCAACTTGTCCAGGAGGTGGGGCCGAAAGTAAGGCGCAAGACCATGATTGATCACGTAGGTAGTTCTCCTCCGTACAGGCATATGAATTGGCATTAGCACTGTCAGGAAACATCCAGGGGAAAATTGTGGCATTGTCCTCTGCACTTTTGCAGGAGTAGTGGGCGACACTTCATTGTCCATAGGATCTCTGCGCATCATGAATCATTGTTTCGGAACCGTGAAGAGAGCTTTGAACTCAGGTGGAGGATTCTGAAAGCAATACAATTCTACTCATGTTAGGTTGTATTTGTAAAGGAATATCCCTTTACTTTACATTCatactgagtgcacaaaacattaaggcCACCTGTTTCCATGACATAGAATGACCAGATGAttccaagtgaaagctatgatcccttattgatggaacatgttaaatccacttcaaaatcagtgtagatgaaagggaagAGACATACTAGAATGATTTCTACACCCCGAAACAATTGAAACATGGAGTTCATATGTGTGCCTTTCAGAGTGTGAACAGGCATGAGAAAATATGTAcaattgaagttggaagtttacatacacttaggttggagtgattaaaactcatttttcaccCACTgcacatatttcttgttaacaaactatagctttggcaagtcggttaggacattatgttttgcatgacaagtcattttttaaacaatggtttacagattatttcactgcatcacaattccagcgggtcagaagtctacatacactaagttgacagtgcctttaaacagcttggaaaattccagaaaattatgtcatggctttagaagcttctgataggctaattgacatcatttgaggtgtgcctttggatgtatttcaaggtctacctacaaactcagttcctctttgcttgacatcatgggaaaatcaaaagaaatcagccaagacctcagaatgaaaaaacatgttttaaactgtagacctctacatgtctggttcatccttgggagcaatttacaaacgcctgaaggtaccacgttcatctgtacaaacaatagtatacaaGCTTAAACACCATGGGAGGACGCAGTCGTCATACGGCTCAGGTAGGAGATGCGCTCTGTCTCCTGGAAACGAACCCACTTTGATGCGAAaaatgaaaatcaatcccagaacagcagcaaaagaccttgtgaagatgctggaggaaacaggtacaaaaatatccacagtaaaacgagtcctatatcgacataacctgaaaggctgctcagcaaggaagaagcctgtggtccttctgtagctcagttggtagagcatggcgcttgtaacgccagggtagtgggttcgatccccgggaccacccatacgtagaatgtatgcacacatgactgtaagtcgctttggataaaagcgtctgctaaatggcatatattattaagccactgctccaaaaccgccatagaaaagccagaccacggtttgcaactgcacatcgggacaaagattgtactttttggagaaatgtcctctggtctgatgaaacaaaaatagaactgtttggcgatAATGATcgccgttatgtttggagggaaaagggggatgcttgcaagccgaagaacaccatcccaaccatgaagcacagggatggcagcatcgtgttgtgggggtgctttgctgcaggagggactgttgcacttcacaaaatagatggcatcatgaggtaggaagattatgtggatatattgaagcaacatctcaacacatcagtcaggaagtaaaagcttggtcgcaaaggggtcttccaaatggacaatgaccccaagcatacttccaaagttgtggcaaaatggcttaaggacaacaatgtcaaggtattggagtggccgtcaaagcccagacctcaatcctatagaacatgtgtgggtagaactgaaaaagtgtgtgcgagcaaggaggcctacaaaccttactcagttacaccagctgtcaggaggaatggaccaaaattcacccaacgtattgtgggaagcttgtggaaggctacccgaaacgtttgacccaagttaaacaatttaaaggcaatgctactaaatactaattgagtgtatgtaaatttctgacccactgggaatgtgatggaagaaataaaatcactactattattctgacatttcacattttaaataaaacagggaatttttactaggattaaaatgacaggaactgtgaaaaacggagtttaaatgtatttggctaaggtgtatgtaaacttccgaattcaacaaGTCCCTTTGAAACAGGTTTGgtagtgcaactcaatattaggaaggtgcccttaaatgttttgtacgctcagtgtatATCCAACTACCTCTTAAATTTTATCTTCAACCCTTAAACACATAGCCTAtgctacatacattttaaatGTCCCCTTCAAACCAATGCCTGTAGCTAGATTACCTTAGAACAGACATTAAACAAACAAATAGAACAATGGTAATTAAAACCATTTATCTTTAAACAATGTATTAAATGTCTAACGTTATGGCTTGCAATTAGGTGCAGCTGTGGAAACTACTTTCAGAAACAATGCTGCTGAATCATGATGCTAGTTCATTAGTCAGCAGATCTTGGCTGGCTTTGTTGGAAAAAAATGTACTGTTCTGTATCCAGAAATTAACAGTGGTAGAGTTTGCAAGTAGCTAGCCAAATGTTTGCAAACAGACGACTCAATGCTAGTTAGCTCACTATTTTAGACAAGTTGGCTAACATCATTGTGCTCAAAAATAATTCAACACTCAATATCCCAGATCAACAGCCTTGAACGAGGCATAGATAAAATGCTATAGTTATCTAGAAATTCTGTAATACTACAGCTTCAGTTCACATAGCTAATaaaactaactagctagctggtaaactctagcctgctaacgttagctagtaggCTAGCTAGCTCTTTCCATTATTCAAATGTAGCTAACAGAACTCATTCACATTTGAAACGTTTCTTTGCCAGTTAGTCTGGTTGTGCTGTTGCTGCTGAAGCTCTGGAGGTtgttgcaaagaaaaagtcaCAATGTAGAACTGATCCCAGCCCGGGCTGCAGTCTTTCCCTCTTCATGTAGCTCTTCAGGGCAGATTCACTCATGCTCACAATGTCAACATCTTTGATGCATTTTTTACACCTTGCATGATGTGGGTTCGTTGGGTCTGGCAAAAACCCATTCATAAAACATCAATATCCTGCCAAGCAGGATTTAATCTACTTTTGGCCGGCATTTTAGCTGTCGATGTGACATTTTGGCGGCGCCTCATCAGTCAGTTCTGTACCTGCCTGGTTAAGTGGCAGTGTGAGCGGGATGAGCACTCACCTGGCAACCTGAGCGCAAATCAcatgagcaaaaaaaaaaaaaaaaagtctggAAATTAATTCTTAAGACCAATACATGTAATATTATTTATATTAACATATTAAGATTTCCTGCTCTCCTCATTTTTATTCAACTACCAACTTGAGAAAATGTCTGATTTTCAAGGTATTCCAGTCCTTGAATTTCAGAGTACTTCGAGCACCTTGTGCGAACACTGAGACTGCCCATCTCCCAAAGTGTACATTCCCTCCAGCCAATGCTTTTAAAATAAGACTGACCTGCAGCACACCTCCCCTGGATCCACCCACAGGGTGAGTTCTCTGGGCAGGCCAAGGTCCTTGTACTGAACCCCACTCTCCTGGCAGGCCCGCAGCAACTCTGGATCCTCCCTCTGCAACCTGTTCACCCGAATACACCTGCAAAGTAGTAGAGTATGCAATAGACCTTCAATAACTCCAATCATACAAATCGCTGCATATCCAAAACATACCCTATTCTTCATAGGGCATGATCCCCTAGACTAGAAGTTGATAAAGCTACTGATATGGTAATCAAGATAGGGGGAGCAAGGCCACAGACAGGCATCTGATTCATAGTCAGTTACCTGAAGGCCTGTCCTTTGCTGGGGTTGTCAGGATACCAATGCCCCCTGAACTTCTCCTGCAGGGCAACAGTCAACCGCTCAACAAACAAGTCCACTTTCTGGGTATCCAACCTTTCCACCTTCTTGATCAGTCTTTTCAGGAAAAACACCACTGCTGCAATCTCTTTCTTCATCATGTTTCACTGATGTGCTGTAACGATGGTCGAACTTCTGGAAATATGAGGAATAGTAGCACAAATTGACTAGAAACAGTAAACTCACAAAACAAGTTAATAGCCTAGAAACAGCAGTTTCATCCAATTAATCTCCAAATTCCATGAACTATGTAGCAAGCAAAGCCTACCTAACAACGCAAAACAAGCTGACAAGAATTCGTTGAAAGTAAATATTCAGCTAATTTAGTGGGTTAACCATTGTTGAATCCAAACGACATTCCAGTCTGGCGGGACATTTTCCAGAAAGGCGCGCTGTGATGCATTATTTCCGTTTAGCCATGTGACTGCCAATCATTCATAGCTGGCTAACTCAGTGTTAGCCAACAACAAAACCCAGACAAAAACGTAAAAACTATATACATAACCGATGTTTATTAATTGCAGATGTTTGTGACAAATATTTTCAAGTGAAGTAATCTTAACGTCAtcccagctagctactgtagctcaagaaacagttaaaaaaaaaaaatgctattAATAATAAATTAATCGGGCAACTAGCTAAGTAAACTTTGTAAACCACACATCAAAACATGTAATTTGATTATCCAAAATAACAATTAAAAGGCCATCATATTACCGTAATTGCTGTTCATCACCATATGGAAAACTGTTGCCAGTTTAGCTCATGAAAGTCTGAACCTCCGCATGAGAGCATAACCTGCCCCAGGAAGCGGTGCGCGCGTTTTCTGGACTAGCCCTACGTCACGGTCGTCACTAGTTATTACAGTCACAGAGTCATAATTGTGGCTCAACCCCGCCAATTTCTACAATGTCTCTTTTTAATTATGATTTACAAACCAGACTGCAACCAAACTGATAACATTatgcttaaccttaaccttaaattaagacaaaAAAGCACGTTTTTGTTTTAATGAATTTTTACGATATAGCCTATTTTGACTTTGTggatgtggtaactagtgacgatcCGACGTCATCCCCCATTGAGCACCGGGACTAAAATGGCTGACTTGAAATCATCCTTCGGCTACAAAATAAAGTTAAAGAATGTAAATGGGGATGTAATAATGTTGTTTGAAACTATGAAAAAGCGTACTATATTTTAACTGCTCTAAAATTACACTGCGCTTCCTTATTTGTACACGTCCTATACGAAGCAAAATACAACTGCAAAaagtgaaatacattttttaaaatatatatccaCAGGGGGGTGCTCAACCTTCATCTAAATCTAAATTAATCTAAATCTGTATGTATCAAATCAGAGTGGGTAGAACCCTTGTAGAAGACTGTACTTGGTTTGGATTATGAATTATCAAAAAAGGTTTAGAGGGCTCCAGGTCCTTTAGACCATATATTGAGTGTCACATTCGGACACATTTGTACTCGGGCTTGACTCGATCTCGGGACAGTAAAGACTCGTAATTTCTTCCCAAGACCAGCCGAGTAAAAAACTCATaattaattcaattcaattcaaggggctttattggcatgggaaacatgtgttaacattgccaaagcaagtgaggtagataatatacaaaagtgaaataaacaatcaaaattaacagtaaacattacacatacagaagtttcaaaacaataaagacattacaaatggcatatatatatagtatatacagtgttgtaacaatgtacaaatggttaaagtacacaagggaaaataaataagcataaatatgggttgtatttacaatggtgtttgttcttcactggttgcccttttcttgtggcaacaggtcacaaatcttgctgctgtgatggcacactgtggaatttcacccagtagatatgggagtttatcaaaattggatttgttttcgaattctttgtgaatctgtgtaatctgagggaaatatgtctctctaatatggtcacacattgggcaggaggttaggaagtgcagctcagtttccacctcattttgtgggcagtgagcacatagcctgtcttctcttgagagccatgtctgcctacggcggcctttctcaatagcaaggctatgctcactgagtctgtacatagtcaaagctttccttaattttgggtcagtcacagtggtcaggtattctgccgctgtgtactctctgtgtagggccaaatagcattctagtttgctctgtttttttgttaattctttccaatgtgtcaagtaattatctttttgttttctcattatttggttgggtctaattgtgctgctgtcctggggctctgtagggtgtgtttgtgtttgtgaacagagccccaggaccagcttgcttagggactcttctccaggttcatctctctgtaggtgatggctttgttatggaaggtttgggaatcacttccttttaggtggttatagaatttaacgtctcttttctggattttgatcattagtgggcatcggcctaattctgctctgcatgcattatttggtgttctacgttgtacatggagaatatttttgcagaattctgcatgcagagtctcaatttggtgtcttggttggtgagcggactccAGACCTcaaaaccataaagggcaatgggctctatgactgattcaagtatttttagccagatcctaattggtatgttgaaatttatgttccttttgatggcatagaatgcccttcttgccttgtctctcagatcgttcacagctttgtggaagttacctgtggcgctgatgtttaggccaaggtatgtatagttttttgtgtgctctagggcaacagtgtctagatggaatttatatttgtggtcctggcgactggaccttttttggaacaccattattttggtcttactgagatttactgtcagggcccaggtctgtgcagaagatctaggtgctgctgtaggccctccttggttagtgacagaagcaccagatcatcagcaaagagtaggcatccctgtctcaccccacgaccctgtgtgaagaaatgtgtgtgttttttgccaattttaaccgcacacttgttgtttgtgtacatggattttataatgtcatgtgttttacccccaacatcactttccatcaatttgtatagcagaccctcatgccaaattgagtcaaaggcttttttgaaatcaacaaagcatgagaagactttgcctttgttttggtttgtttggttgtcaattacgGTGtgtagggtgaatacatggtctgttgtacagtaatttggtaaaaagccaatttgacatttgctcagtacattgttttcatcgaggaaatgtacgagtctgctgttaatgataatgcagaggattttcccaagttTACTGTTGatgcatattccacggtagttattggggtcaaatttgtctccacttttgtggattgcggtgatcagtccttggttccaaatattggggaagatgccagagctaaggatgatgttaaagagttttagaatagccaattggaatttgttgtctgtatatttgatcatttcattaaggataccatcagcaccacaggcctttttgggttggagggtttttattttggcctgtaactcattcaacccagtgggttctggtagtctttaatagttgattctaagatttgtatttgatcatgtatatgtttttgctctttattctttgttatagagccaaaaagattggagaagtggtttacccatacatctccattttggatagataattcttcgtgctgttgtttgtttagagttttccaattttcccagagtggttagagtctatggattcttcaattacattgagttGATTTCTGtcttgctgttccttctttttccgtagtgtatttctgtattgtttcagtgattcaccatagtgaacgtgtagactcaggttttccaggTCTCTAtatttttggttggacaggtttctcaattttcttagatttttgcattcttcatcaaaccatttgtcattgttgttcattttcttcggttttctatttgagctttttagatttgatagggaagctaaTTATCAGTCTCCATTCAGTTAGCCTATGAAACCTCTTCGCCCAGACCGTATATGCACTCCTTTcttaaaatataattttaatatCCATTGGGCAGTTGCAGCGATGAGGCAAAatcgaa
The sequence above is a segment of the Oncorhynchus gorbuscha isolate QuinsamMale2020 ecotype Even-year linkage group LG16, OgorEven_v1.0, whole genome shotgun sequence genome. Coding sequences within it:
- the LOC124000679 gene encoding protein BTG3-like; translated protein: MMKKEIAAVVFFLKRLIKKVERLDTQKVDLFVERLTVALQEKFRGHWYPDNPSKGQAFRCIRVNRLQREDPELLRACQESGVQYKDLGLPRELTLWVDPGEVCCRYGERNLAFTVASFSGDDKEDVTSAVERVTSDYHSCSSSDEDSGLRETRPPPTFPQNRHKYQVIYPATPLWRPPVPKQKMWPGKGYNGPPRPPHYDFRTQGRPTQPFRHNDWAPPVGHRRWHGYWGGTPGLAHC